The Streptomyces sp. NBC_01353 genome contains a region encoding:
- a CDS encoding energy-coupling factor ABC transporter permease, whose protein sequence is MHIAEGYLPPVHAAAWGVASAPFVVHGVRALTREVKANPESTLLLGASGAFTFVLSALKIPSVTGSCSHPTGTGLGAILFRPPVMAVLGTITLLFQALLLAHGGLTTLGANVFSMAIVGPWTGFGTYWLLRRSNVPLMVSVFFGAFVADISTYCVTSVQLALAFPDPGSGVLGALAKFGGIFAVTQLPLAVSEGLLTVLVMRLLTQSSKGDLTRLGVLLPSRKKNENAEASA, encoded by the coding sequence ATGCATATAGCCGAGGGGTATCTGCCCCCTGTGCACGCGGCCGCCTGGGGCGTCGCGTCCGCTCCCTTCGTTGTCCACGGTGTTCGCGCACTGACCCGTGAGGTCAAGGCCAACCCCGAGTCCACCCTGCTGCTCGGTGCCTCCGGTGCGTTCACTTTCGTCCTGTCCGCGCTCAAGATTCCGTCGGTGACGGGCAGTTGCTCGCACCCCACCGGCACGGGGCTCGGCGCGATCCTGTTCCGGCCGCCCGTGATGGCGGTCCTGGGCACGATCACGCTGCTCTTCCAGGCGCTGCTGCTCGCCCACGGCGGGCTCACCACGCTCGGAGCCAACGTCTTCTCGATGGCGATCGTCGGCCCGTGGACCGGCTTCGGTACGTACTGGCTGCTGCGCCGGTCCAATGTGCCGCTGATGGTGAGCGTGTTCTTCGGCGCGTTCGTCGCCGACATCTCCACCTACTGCGTCACCAGCGTGCAGCTCGCGCTGGCCTTCCCGGACCCGGGCAGCGGTGTGCTCGGCGCGCTGGCCAAGTTCGGCGGGATCTTCGCCGTGACCCAGCTGCCGCTCGCCGTCAGCGAGGGGCTGCTCACGGTGCTCGTGATGCGGCTGCTCACGCAGTCCAGCAAGGGGGACCTGACCCGCCTCGGCGTCCTGCTCCCGTCCCGGAAGAAGAACGAGAACGCGGAGGCGAGCGCCTGA
- a CDS encoding PTS fructose transporter subunit IIA translates to MNAQVGIVLVSHSAEVAGAVAALAQGLAGGGATAPIAPAGGRPDGGLGTSSELIVGAAHEVDRGAGVALLVDLGSAVLTVKALLAEEDELPEGARLVDAPFVEGAVAALVTASAGGDLDAVVAAASEAYTYRKE, encoded by the coding sequence GTGAACGCGCAGGTCGGAATCGTCCTTGTCTCGCACAGCGCGGAGGTGGCCGGCGCCGTCGCCGCGCTGGCCCAGGGTCTCGCGGGCGGCGGAGCGACCGCGCCGATCGCCCCCGCCGGCGGCAGACCGGACGGTGGGCTCGGCACCAGCTCCGAGCTGATCGTCGGGGCGGCGCACGAGGTCGACCGGGGTGCCGGTGTGGCGCTGCTCGTCGATCTCGGCAGCGCCGTGCTCACGGTCAAGGCGCTCCTCGCCGAGGAGGACGAGCTGCCGGAGGGGGCACGGCTCGTGGACGCCCCCTTCGTCGAGGGCGCGGTCGCCGCCCTCGTCACGGCGAGCGCGGGCGGGGATCTGGACGCCGTGGTGGCCGCGGCCTCGGAGGCGTACACGTATCGAAAGGAGTGA
- the dhaL gene encoding dihydroxyacetone kinase subunit DhaL — MNEFDAAFVLRWLTIAAAAVEREADRLTELDSAIGDADHGANMKRGFAAVTDALEKEPPTTPGAVLAAAGRKLISTVGGASGPLYGTLLRRTGKSLGEAPSVTRQELAVALTAGVAAVAQLGGAQVGDKTMLDALVPATEGLGESFAAARDAAERGALATVPLQARKGRASYLGERSIGHQDPGATSSALLIAALAEAAAE; from the coding sequence GTGAACGAGTTCGACGCCGCGTTCGTCCTGCGTTGGCTGACCATCGCCGCGGCAGCCGTCGAACGCGAGGCCGACCGCCTCACCGAGCTCGACTCGGCGATCGGCGACGCCGACCACGGGGCCAATATGAAGCGGGGTTTCGCCGCCGTGACGGATGCGCTGGAGAAGGAGCCACCCACGACGCCGGGGGCCGTACTCGCCGCCGCCGGGCGGAAGTTGATCTCCACCGTCGGGGGCGCGTCCGGGCCGCTGTACGGAACGCTGCTGCGCCGGACGGGGAAGAGTCTCGGCGAGGCCCCGTCCGTGACGCGGCAGGAGCTGGCGGTGGCGCTCACCGCGGGAGTCGCCGCGGTCGCCCAGCTCGGCGGGGCGCAGGTCGGTGACAAGACGATGCTGGACGCGCTCGTTCCGGCGACCGAGGGGCTCGGCGAGTCCTTCGCGGCGGCCCGGGACGCGGCCGAGCGTGGCGCCCTCGCGACCGTACCCCTCCAGGCGCGCAAGGGCCGGGCGAGCTATCTGGGCGAGCGTTCCATCGGACACCAGGACCCCGGGGCCACCTCGTCCGCGCTGCTGATCGCTGCCCTCGCCGAGGCGGCGGCCGAGTGA
- the dhaK gene encoding dihydroxyacetone kinase subunit DhaK gives MKMLINVPETVVADALRGMAAAHPELTVDVEHRVVLRRDAPVQGKVGLVSGGGSGHEPLHGGFVGPGMLAAACPGEVFTSPVPDQMVRAAAAVDSGAGVLFVVKNYTGDVLNFEMAAELAEDEGIQIAKVLVNDDVAVTDSLYTAGRRGTGATLFVEKIAGAAAEEGAPLERVEAIARRVNERSRSFGVALSACTTPAKGSPTFDLPAGELELGIGIHGEPGRERRSMMTSREIADFAVDAVLDDLRPSGPVLALVNGMGATPLLELYGFNAEVQRVLTERAVPVARTLVGNYVTSLDMAGCSVTLCEADEEMLRLWDAPVQTPALRWGR, from the coding sequence GTGAAGATGCTGATCAACGTTCCCGAGACCGTGGTCGCCGACGCGCTGCGGGGGATGGCCGCCGCGCATCCTGAGCTCACCGTCGATGTCGAGCATCGCGTCGTGCTGCGGCGGGACGCGCCCGTGCAGGGGAAGGTGGGACTCGTGTCCGGGGGTGGGTCCGGACATGAGCCGTTGCACGGGGGGTTCGTGGGGCCCGGGATGTTGGCGGCCGCTTGCCCAGGGGAGGTCTTCACGTCGCCGGTGCCCGATCAGATGGTGCGTGCCGCCGCCGCGGTCGACAGTGGGGCCGGGGTGCTGTTCGTCGTCAAGAACTACACCGGGGACGTCCTCAACTTCGAGATGGCCGCCGAGCTCGCCGAGGACGAGGGGATCCAGATCGCCAAGGTGCTCGTCAACGACGACGTGGCGGTGACGGACAGTCTGTACACGGCCGGGCGGCGCGGGACCGGGGCCACGTTGTTCGTGGAGAAGATCGCCGGGGCAGCGGCCGAGGAGGGCGCGCCGCTGGAGCGGGTGGAGGCGATCGCACGGCGGGTGAACGAGCGGTCGCGGAGTTTCGGTGTCGCGCTGAGCGCCTGCACCACGCCCGCCAAGGGCAGTCCCACCTTTGATCTGCCTGCCGGTGAGCTGGAGTTGGGCATCGGGATCCATGGCGAGCCGGGGCGTGAGCGGCGGTCGATGATGACCTCGCGGGAGATCGCGGACTTCGCCGTCGATGCCGTACTGGACGATCTGCGGCCGTCCGGGCCGGTCCTCGCCCTGGTCAACGGCATGGGCGCCACCCCGTTGCTCGAACTGTACGGCTTCAACGCCGAGGTCCAGCGGGTCCTGACCGAACGTGCGGTGCCGGTCGCCCGCACCCTGGTCGGGAACTACGTCACCTCCCTCGACATGGCCGGCTGTTCGGTGACGTTGTGCGAGGCCGACGAGGAGATGCTGCGGCTGTGGGACGCGCCCGTGCAGACGCCCGCCCTGCGCTGGGGCCGGTGA